One window of Chryseobacterium indologenes genomic DNA carries:
- a CDS encoding voltage-gated chloride channel family protein — MSKSQRTLGKKAIFHTHFFFRKFPALPYILKWLCISIIISALVGTASAGFLQSLEWATDFRENHLWLIALLPVAGFLIGLLYYYFGKDVEAGNNLLIDTIHEPKGIIPFKMAPFVYLGTMITHFFGGSAGREGTALQMAGAIADQLTRPFKLDRNERKILIISAIAAGFGSVFGTPLAGAVFGLEVFLIGRIRYNAIFPAFASAILADWATNLWNVKHTHYHIDFIPKLEFLPILYSILAGIIFGVCAAAFSKIIHWAGSVFKSKIKYPPLRPVVGGVIIAMAVFAMGTTRYIGLGVPVIVESFEKQLPLYDFALKMIFTIVTLSAGFKGGEVTPLFFIGATLGSALSLFIPLPFGLLAGMGFVAVFAGATNTPLACMLMGIELFGAECGVYVAIACVASYLLSGHNSIYTQQKIGESKNRRFEDQQDRSISDFL, encoded by the coding sequence ATGTCAAAAAGTCAAAGAACACTTGGTAAAAAAGCAATTTTTCACACCCATTTTTTCTTCAGAAAATTTCCGGCTCTGCCTTATATTTTAAAATGGTTATGTATTAGCATCATTATCAGTGCATTGGTGGGAACCGCTTCTGCAGGATTTCTGCAATCATTGGAATGGGCAACAGATTTCAGGGAAAACCATCTTTGGCTGATAGCTTTGCTTCCGGTAGCAGGATTTCTGATAGGACTTCTTTATTATTATTTTGGAAAAGATGTTGAGGCTGGAAACAACTTGTTGATTGACACCATTCATGAGCCCAAAGGAATTATTCCGTTTAAAATGGCTCCTTTTGTGTATCTGGGTACAATGATAACTCATTTCTTCGGAGGATCTGCAGGGCGTGAAGGAACAGCTCTTCAGATGGCAGGAGCTATAGCAGATCAGCTTACCAGACCTTTCAAACTTGACAGAAATGAAAGGAAAATATTGATTATTTCGGCCATTGCTGCCGGATTTGGTTCTGTTTTCGGGACTCCTTTGGCTGGAGCTGTTTTTGGACTTGAGGTTTTTCTGATCGGAAGAATACGGTATAATGCGATATTCCCTGCTTTTGCTTCAGCTATTCTGGCGGACTGGGCCACAAATCTATGGAATGTAAAACATACCCATTATCATATTGACTTTATTCCTAAGCTGGAGTTTTTACCCATTCTATACAGTATTCTGGCAGGAATAATCTTCGGGGTCTGTGCTGCTGCTTTCAGTAAGATTATTCATTGGGCAGGCTCTGTTTTCAAATCAAAAATTAAATATCCGCCTCTTCGTCCTGTAGTCGGTGGAGTTATTATTGCCATGGCAGTTTTTGCGATGGGTACTACCCGATATATCGGATTAGGTGTTCCTGTGATTGTGGAATCTTTTGAGAAACAGCTTCCTTTGTATGATTTTGCGTTAAAAATGATTTTTACTATTGTTACACTTTCAGCAGGATTCAAAGGTGGAGAAGTTACCCCGTTGTTCTTTATCGGAGCTACTTTAGGTAGTGCTTTGTCTCTCTTTATTCCTTTGCCATTCGGATTATTGGCAGGAATGGGATTTGTAGCAGTATTTGCCGGAGCAACCAATACTCCTCTAGCCTGTATGCTGATGGGAATTGAATTATTCGGAGCAGAATGTGGAGTTTATGTCGCTATTGCCTGTGTAGCATCTTATCTTCTTTCAGGACACAACAGTATTTATACCCAACAGAAAATCGGAGAATCGAAAAACAGAAGATTTGAAGATCAGCAGGATCGTTCAATCTCGGATTTTTTATAA